One genomic window of Actinoplanes lobatus includes the following:
- a CDS encoding SUKH-3 domain-containing protein, with translation MITLAEAREIATGWAHRQTVRRGYPCTPQVDELALGYAVWMRLPPEARTGPGEDVITVIDRETGRLSHWPPAPSEELDQRYTARRDVAVGSHQTADPVAELRREAYRRVSPSVAAHLTTADGRLFRARGAKGDQELRHHPLVAERLAAIAPGELVRGAERHAELLVVSDVLYETGGLSGGQFETFHIRESGDPRGGEPATPCFTCCDVLVGLGVLGEDDRTYRKIRRRTEGTDPQPGRFPPDVAWELAAEGWEPSPVRERRASAVLRAIEENKGAEYGLSRFPAAEAAFLEFYDVAPNRNCPGAAQRVRWFQLGTGSPRHLADPLGEFGRAVGARMFPLGTEGYEEAVLAIDERGRVFSLDQGGEWFIGETLDEAIVALLTGLPAARIRDDGTWSQR, from the coding sequence ATGATCACGCTCGCCGAGGCGCGGGAGATCGCCACGGGATGGGCTCACCGGCAGACGGTCCGGCGCGGCTACCCGTGCACACCGCAGGTCGATGAGCTGGCGCTCGGCTACGCGGTCTGGATGCGACTGCCGCCGGAGGCGCGGACCGGGCCGGGCGAGGACGTGATCACCGTCATAGACCGGGAGACCGGCCGGCTCTCGCACTGGCCGCCCGCGCCGTCCGAGGAACTCGACCAGCGCTACACCGCCCGGCGGGATGTCGCCGTCGGATCGCACCAGACTGCCGATCCGGTCGCTGAGCTGCGGCGGGAGGCGTACCGGCGGGTGTCGCCGTCGGTGGCCGCGCACCTCACCACCGCCGACGGGCGACTGTTCCGGGCCCGCGGCGCCAAGGGCGACCAGGAACTGCGGCACCACCCGCTGGTCGCCGAACGGCTGGCCGCCATCGCGCCGGGTGAGCTGGTCCGCGGCGCGGAGCGGCACGCCGAGCTGCTGGTCGTCTCCGACGTCCTGTACGAGACCGGCGGCCTCAGCGGCGGGCAGTTCGAGACGTTCCACATCCGGGAGAGCGGCGACCCGCGCGGCGGCGAGCCGGCGACACCCTGTTTCACCTGCTGTGACGTGCTCGTGGGGCTGGGTGTGCTGGGGGAGGACGACCGCACGTACCGCAAGATCCGGCGCCGCACCGAGGGCACCGATCCGCAGCCGGGCCGGTTTCCGCCGGACGTGGCGTGGGAACTCGCGGCCGAAGGCTGGGAGCCCTCACCCGTGCGCGAACGTCGCGCTTCAGCGGTCCTCCGGGCCATCGAGGAGAACAAAGGCGCGGAGTACGGGCTGAGCCGCTTCCCCGCCGCAGAGGCCGCGTTCCTGGAGTTCTACGACGTCGCCCCGAACCGCAACTGTCCCGGCGCCGCGCAGCGGGTCCGCTGGTTCCAGCTGGGCACCGGGTCGCCGCGTCACCTGGCCGATCCGCTGGGCGAGTTCGGCCGGGCCGTCGGCGCCCGGATGTTCCCGCTCGGCACCGAGGGCTACGAGGAGGCGGTGCTCGCGATCGACGAGCGCGGCCGGGTGTTCTCCCTCGACCAGGGCGGTGAGTGGTTCATCGGCGAGACCCTCGACGAGGCGATCGTCGCGCTGCTCACCGGGCTGCCGGCCGCCCGCATTCGTGACGATGGCACTTGGAGTCAGCGATGA
- a CDS encoding SUKH-3 domain-containing protein, whose amino-acid sequence MITRTEAEAAAATWARAETLTRGQQWRASVEEFDQGFIVRTVADGPADPGAGVTVIDRETGRVSTWPAWPSETLKQQYEQRRPEVVGPPRTADPAVQLRREIHRRPAPSIAAHATVAGRVYIARGAKGDQKLNHHRLVLERLAEQSPQETVRGCDRHAELIACSDALHDVDRRRHMAGQAPLTLDDARQLLRASQFQTFQIHAPGDPLAGKPNDPCETCTYVLTQLGLMPWGKTGALHHFVAPPRPNPDPARFSDTLASEMLNGGWSPDVPNEYNTEMVEGMVESEVLPVHGQEHRHEWFPAAGEAYGHTNLVVLSRRAPGLEQRSRMAHISPFDAPHTADLLHEFGQVIGARLFPLGRVNDESVLAIDEHGRVFDLDQAGEWFVADTYIEALETLVLGKRTYRVRDDGTWGR is encoded by the coding sequence ATGATCACCCGTACCGAAGCCGAAGCGGCCGCCGCCACCTGGGCGCGCGCCGAGACGCTGACCCGCGGGCAGCAGTGGCGGGCGTCCGTCGAGGAGTTCGACCAGGGGTTCATCGTCCGGACCGTCGCCGACGGCCCGGCCGACCCGGGCGCCGGCGTGACCGTCATCGACCGGGAGACCGGCCGCGTCTCGACCTGGCCGGCCTGGCCGTCGGAAACCCTCAAGCAGCAGTACGAACAGCGCCGCCCCGAAGTGGTCGGCCCGCCGAGGACCGCCGACCCGGCGGTGCAGCTGCGCCGCGAGATCCACCGTCGGCCCGCCCCCAGCATCGCGGCCCATGCCACCGTTGCCGGCCGCGTCTACATCGCCCGCGGCGCCAAGGGCGACCAGAAACTCAACCACCACCGGCTCGTCCTGGAGCGGCTCGCGGAACAGTCACCGCAGGAGACGGTCCGCGGCTGTGACCGGCACGCCGAACTGATCGCCTGCTCGGACGCGCTGCACGACGTCGACCGCCGCCGGCACATGGCCGGTCAGGCCCCGCTGACGCTCGACGACGCCCGGCAGCTGCTGCGGGCCTCCCAGTTCCAGACATTCCAGATCCACGCGCCCGGCGACCCGCTCGCCGGCAAACCGAACGACCCGTGCGAGACCTGCACCTACGTGCTCACCCAGCTGGGGCTCATGCCGTGGGGCAAGACCGGGGCGCTGCACCACTTCGTCGCCCCGCCCCGGCCCAACCCGGATCCGGCCCGGTTCTCCGACACGCTCGCCTCGGAGATGCTCAACGGCGGGTGGTCCCCGGACGTGCCGAACGAGTACAACACCGAGATGGTCGAGGGGATGGTGGAGAGCGAGGTGCTCCCGGTCCACGGCCAGGAGCACCGGCACGAATGGTTCCCGGCGGCTGGGGAGGCGTACGGACACACCAACCTGGTCGTACTCTCCCGCCGGGCGCCCGGCCTGGAACAGCGCTCCCGGATGGCGCACATCTCCCCCTTCGACGCCCCGCACACCGCCGACCTGCTTCACGAGTTCGGGCAGGTCATCGGGGCGCGGCTGTTCCCGCTGGGCCGGGTCAACGATGAGTCGGTCCTGGCGATCGACGAACACGGACGGGTCTTCGACCTCGACCAGGCCGGCGAGTGGTTCGTCGCCGACACGTACATCGAGGCCCTGGAGACCCTGGTCCTGGGCAAACGCACCTACCGCGTCCGCGACGACGGCACCTGGGGACGCTGA
- a CDS encoding phosphotransferase family protein codes for MRRTPEQRARDALRAHAPDQALVRLGSGLDNTAFLAGDLVLRVAGGHDVRREAELLSRVRPRVSLPVPEIRFADEEAGVLAYPLLPGRPLLGRPAGPGLASAIGRFLRELHAIDVAGPVEPAEPGEWLEDLDGPPGLLRILRESVPAAGERLVLAHADLGAEHLLEHDGRITGVIDWTDAAVTDPALDFARLYRDFGAGFLAGVADAYGPLPDRDRIVFFARCAALEDLAYGHEPYVRAARNSLTWLFPGTSLPTTPSA; via the coding sequence ATGCGACGTACGCCGGAACAGCGGGCCCGGGACGCGCTGCGCGCCCACGCACCCGACCAGGCACTTGTCCGGCTCGGGTCCGGGCTGGACAACACGGCCTTTCTCGCCGGCGATCTGGTTCTGCGGGTGGCCGGCGGGCATGACGTCCGGCGTGAGGCGGAACTGCTTTCCCGCGTACGCCCGCGGGTGTCGCTGCCCGTGCCCGAGATCCGGTTCGCCGACGAGGAAGCCGGGGTGCTCGCCTATCCGCTGCTGCCCGGCCGGCCGCTGCTGGGACGGCCCGCCGGGCCCGGGCTCGCATCCGCGATCGGCCGGTTCCTGCGGGAACTGCACGCCATCGACGTGGCCGGACCGGTCGAACCCGCGGAGCCGGGGGAGTGGCTGGAGGATCTCGACGGGCCGCCCGGCCTGCTGCGGATCCTGCGGGAATCGGTGCCGGCGGCCGGCGAACGGCTGGTGCTCGCCCATGCCGACCTCGGCGCGGAGCACCTGCTGGAACACGACGGCCGCATCACCGGTGTGATCGACTGGACGGATGCGGCCGTCACCGACCCGGCCCTCGACTTCGCGCGCCTCTACCGTGACTTCGGCGCCGGGTTTCTCGCCGGGGTGGCCGATGCCTACGGGCCGCTGCCGGACCGGGATCGCATCGTGTTCTTCGCTCGGTGCGCCGCGCTGGAGGACCTGGCCTACGGCCACGAACCGTACGTTCGCGCCGCCCGGAACAGCCTCACCTGGCTCTTCCCCGGAACGTCGCTGCCCACGACACCGTCAGCCTGA
- a CDS encoding RNA ligase family protein, giving the protein MTGFDIRAVDLAALNSLTKYPSIPTYHELDPRNGGLTEQVTVFPGPVIGTEKVDGSNSRVILLPDGGYLLGSREELLYARGDLIGNPALGIVDNLRPLADALAGTRADTIRVFYLELYGGRIGGQAKQYSTRGGAGWRLFDVAVLDDWAEKLTWPPQRISRWRDEQGQTFLGERELGEAAAATGLELTPRLFTVDPGELPSDVEGMHAFLGERLPRTLVALDESGLGAAEGLVLRTADRSVIAKARFQDYQRTLKRRANSR; this is encoded by the coding sequence ATGACGGGCTTCGACATTCGGGCCGTTGATCTGGCCGCGCTCAACTCGCTGACCAAGTACCCGTCGATCCCGACCTATCACGAGCTGGATCCGCGCAACGGTGGCCTCACCGAGCAGGTGACGGTATTCCCCGGGCCGGTGATCGGGACCGAGAAGGTCGACGGCAGCAACTCGCGGGTCATCCTGCTGCCGGACGGTGGCTACCTGCTCGGCTCGCGGGAGGAGCTGCTCTACGCGCGGGGTGACCTGATCGGCAACCCGGCCCTGGGCATCGTGGACAATCTGCGCCCGCTCGCCGATGCCCTGGCCGGCACCCGCGCCGACACGATCCGGGTGTTCTACCTGGAACTCTACGGCGGCAGGATCGGCGGGCAGGCCAAGCAGTACTCGACCAGGGGCGGCGCCGGCTGGCGGCTGTTCGACGTCGCCGTGCTCGACGACTGGGCGGAGAAGCTGACGTGGCCACCCCAGCGGATCTCCCGGTGGCGCGACGAGCAGGGTCAGACGTTCCTCGGCGAGCGGGAGCTGGGGGAGGCGGCCGCGGCCACCGGTCTGGAGCTGACACCGCGACTGTTCACCGTCGACCCCGGCGAGCTGCCGTCCGACGTCGAGGGCATGCACGCGTTCCTCGGCGAACGGCTGCCCCGCACGTTGGTGGCGCTGGACGAGTCCGGTCTGGGCGCGGCCGAGGGCCTGGTGCTGCGGACCGCTGACCGGTCGGTGATCGCGAAGGCCCGCTTCCAGGACTACCAACGGACCCTCAAGCGCCGGGCGAACAGCCGGTGA
- a CDS encoding quinone oxidoreductase family protein has protein sequence MRRVRYYEYGGPEVLTVEDADQPVPQAGQVLLRVEAIGVNFADTRFRRGPGSGSIFQRPLPGRPTGDVVGTVARVGPGVDPRLAGRRVAALAEDAYADYVVAEASWLAAVPDHLDSGDASMLAMSAPVALRILRAAQLNPGDTVLIHAAAGGIGHLAVQLARFLGAGTVIGTARSAHKLDFVHSVGADVAIDYAQPDWPDQVRAAAPGGVDVVLDAVGGPVLQSSLDLLAPFGRAVVYGAATGELEQIPVAKLFALRSVVGFNLTAWRRTAPDLARQEMDEITGLFAAGHLSTTVHADLPLTRAATAHELIEARSHTGRILLSP, from the coding sequence GTGCGACGCGTTCGGTACTACGAGTACGGCGGGCCGGAGGTGCTGACCGTCGAGGATGCCGACCAGCCGGTTCCGCAGGCAGGACAGGTACTGCTGCGAGTCGAGGCGATCGGCGTCAACTTCGCCGACACCCGGTTCCGCCGCGGGCCCGGCAGCGGCAGCATCTTCCAACGGCCTCTGCCCGGCCGCCCGACCGGTGACGTCGTCGGCACCGTCGCCCGAGTGGGTCCCGGCGTGGACCCGCGGCTGGCGGGCCGACGGGTCGCCGCGCTCGCTGAGGACGCGTACGCGGACTACGTGGTCGCGGAAGCGTCATGGCTCGCCGCCGTCCCCGACCACCTCGATTCCGGCGACGCCAGCATGCTCGCGATGAGCGCCCCGGTGGCGCTGCGGATCCTGCGCGCCGCACAGCTGAACCCCGGCGACACCGTCCTGATCCATGCCGCGGCCGGCGGGATCGGGCATCTCGCCGTGCAACTCGCCAGGTTTCTCGGCGCGGGCACCGTCATCGGCACTGCCCGATCAGCACACAAGCTCGACTTCGTCCACAGCGTCGGCGCCGACGTCGCCATCGACTACGCGCAACCGGACTGGCCCGACCAGGTTCGCGCGGCGGCCCCGGGTGGTGTCGACGTCGTCCTCGACGCGGTCGGTGGCCCGGTCCTGCAATCCAGCCTCGATCTCCTCGCACCCTTCGGCCGCGCCGTGGTCTATGGAGCCGCAACCGGAGAACTGGAACAGATACCCGTCGCCAAACTCTTCGCACTGCGATCCGTTGTCGGCTTCAACCTCACCGCCTGGCGCCGTACGGCCCCGGACCTGGCACGTCAGGAGATGGACGAGATCACCGGCCTGTTCGCGGCGGGCCATCTGAGCACCACCGTGCACGCGGACCTCCCACTCACCCGCGCCGCGACCGCCCACGAGCTCATCGAGGCCCGCTCTCACACCGGCCGCATCCTGCTGTCCCCATAG
- a CDS encoding TetR/AcrR family transcriptional regulator has product MPEPERLRADAARNRAAILRATEEMLARHHPRQISMEQVAAAAGVGKGTVFHRFGSRYGLMRALMQERAQDLQIAITTGPPPLGQGAPPRARLLAFLTAVVEVVARNKGLLAALGPEAPVTTAPEQQPREEHPVYRSWHGHISHLVHQQRQDLDADMLAHVLLATLHSEPILNALEHGDANRLDRTLRDVVTGLLPG; this is encoded by the coding sequence ATGCCCGAACCCGAACGACTCCGCGCTGACGCGGCCCGCAACCGCGCGGCCATCCTGCGCGCCACCGAAGAGATGCTGGCCCGCCATCACCCACGCCAGATCTCGATGGAACAGGTGGCCGCGGCGGCCGGCGTCGGCAAGGGCACCGTGTTCCACCGCTTCGGCAGCCGGTACGGGCTCATGCGCGCCCTCATGCAGGAACGCGCGCAAGACCTGCAGATCGCGATCACCACCGGCCCGCCGCCGCTGGGCCAGGGCGCCCCGCCACGCGCACGACTCCTGGCATTCCTCACCGCCGTGGTCGAGGTGGTCGCCCGCAACAAGGGCCTGCTCGCCGCCCTCGGCCCCGAGGCGCCTGTCACCACCGCGCCGGAACAGCAACCACGCGAAGAACATCCGGTCTACCGGTCCTGGCACGGCCACATCAGCCACCTGGTCCACCAGCAACGGCAGGACCTCGACGCGGACATGCTCGCCCACGTCCTCCTCGCCACCCTGCACAGCGAACCGATCCTGAACGCACTGGAGCATGGCGACGCAAACCGCCTGGACCGGACTCTGCGCGACGTGGTGACGGGCCTGCTGCCTGGCTAG
- a CDS encoding dihydrofolate reductase family protein, which produces MNCVIVQQWVSVDGFLAGPNGEQDVFAAVQDFSASEAHNMALLKSVDEVLLGRRTYESFAAFWPTATDEPMARQVNALSKTVCSTTLTEAPWGSHPPARVVADAVEHVRSRREQRCRTIVWGSASVMRALFAAGEVDQLELFVAPIALGDGTPLLERGDPPLPLRLRETETWPAGVVRIRYTT; this is translated from the coding sequence ATGAACTGTGTGATCGTCCAGCAATGGGTCTCTGTGGACGGGTTCCTCGCCGGCCCGAACGGGGAGCAGGACGTCTTCGCGGCCGTCCAGGATTTCTCCGCCTCCGAGGCGCACAACATGGCGCTGCTCAAGTCGGTCGACGAGGTGCTGCTGGGGCGGCGCACCTACGAGTCCTTCGCGGCGTTCTGGCCGACGGCGACCGACGAGCCGATGGCCCGGCAGGTCAACGCACTGTCCAAGACGGTCTGCTCGACCACGCTGACCGAGGCGCCGTGGGGCTCGCACCCGCCGGCCCGTGTCGTCGCGGACGCGGTCGAGCATGTCCGGTCGCGGCGCGAGCAGCGGTGCCGGACCATCGTGTGGGGCAGCGCGTCGGTGATGCGTGCCCTGTTCGCGGCCGGTGAGGTCGACCAGCTGGAACTGTTCGTCGCCCCGATCGCGCTGGGTGACGGCACGCCGCTGCTGGAGCGCGGCGACCCTCCGCTCCCGTTGCGGCTGCGGGAGACCGAGACGTGGCCGGCCGGCGTGGTCCGCATCCGCTACACCACCTGA
- a CDS encoding TetR/AcrR family transcriptional regulator produces the protein MPKSREPLSTRRVLQAALALADSGGTDSLSMRHLGRELGVEAMSLYRHVANKEAVLDGIVDLVVDEIDLPGDAGDWKAAMRRRGETAHRVLTRHPWAPALLMSRTNTGPAMLRYIDFTLGVLRGAGFSWRLADYAWNTMDSYVYGFTLRRLNFPIAAADYADTAAAYEYLLAGGRYPHMAELTRQVAEGHHPGDPDITFGLDLILDGLEHLRDRETAP, from the coding sequence ATGCCAAAGTCCCGAGAGCCCCTGAGCACGCGGCGAGTGCTCCAGGCCGCCCTGGCGCTGGCCGACTCCGGGGGCACCGACTCGCTCTCGATGCGCCACCTCGGCCGCGAGCTGGGCGTCGAGGCCATGTCGCTGTATCGGCACGTCGCCAACAAGGAGGCCGTCCTCGACGGCATCGTCGACCTGGTGGTCGACGAGATCGACCTGCCCGGCGACGCCGGCGACTGGAAAGCCGCCATGCGCCGCCGCGGCGAGACCGCCCACCGCGTGCTTACCCGGCATCCCTGGGCGCCGGCGCTGCTGATGTCACGCACCAACACCGGCCCGGCCATGCTGCGCTACATCGACTTCACCCTGGGCGTGCTGCGCGGCGCCGGCTTCTCCTGGCGGCTCGCCGACTACGCGTGGAACACCATGGACAGCTACGTCTACGGTTTCACCCTGCGCCGCCTGAACTTCCCGATCGCCGCCGCCGACTACGCCGACACCGCCGCGGCGTATGAGTATCTGCTGGCCGGCGGCCGGTATCCGCACATGGCCGAGCTGACCCGCCAGGTCGCCGAAGGCCACCACCCCGGCGATCCGGACATCACCTTCGGCCTGGACCTGATCCTCGACGGCCTGGAGCACCTCCGCGACCGGGAGACCGCCCCATGA
- a CDS encoding NAD(P)-dependent alcohol dehydrogenase, with product MRALVQTTFGSPGQLALQQVTDPVPGPGDLLVRVHAAGLNAADRMTLRGEPFGIRAVTGGLRRPRAGFVVGRALAGRVEAVGDDVRDHRAGDDVLAETPAAIGELVRVPARLAAAKPAGLSFTEAAALPLAGTTALQSIRDAVGARAGRRVLITGASGGIGTFAVQLAAARGAIVTASCAGRNADLVRALGASGVVDYERHEPLAAPGEGYDAIFDLAGNYTLAELRRALRPGGIVLLSVGTGGRWLGPARRILTGKLTRGGPVRTLLARPNREDLTEIAEMAASGELRPVIDRVYPFPEAAAALHHLDRGRVAGKIVIEMTGDPA from the coding sequence ATGAGAGCACTGGTCCAGACCACGTTCGGATCACCCGGCCAGCTCGCGTTGCAGCAGGTCACCGACCCCGTCCCCGGCCCGGGCGACCTGCTCGTGCGGGTCCACGCGGCCGGGCTCAACGCCGCCGACCGGATGACCCTGCGCGGCGAGCCGTTCGGGATCCGGGCCGTCACCGGCGGCCTGCGAAGACCCCGAGCCGGATTCGTCGTCGGCCGGGCGCTCGCCGGCCGCGTCGAGGCGGTCGGCGACGACGTCCGTGACCACCGGGCGGGCGACGACGTGCTGGCCGAGACCCCGGCGGCGATCGGCGAGCTGGTCCGCGTGCCGGCCCGGCTGGCCGCCGCGAAACCCGCCGGCCTCTCCTTCACCGAGGCGGCGGCCCTGCCACTGGCCGGGACGACCGCGTTGCAGTCGATCCGGGATGCCGTCGGCGCCCGCGCCGGCCGCCGCGTGCTCATCACCGGAGCCTCCGGCGGCATCGGCACCTTCGCCGTCCAGCTGGCCGCCGCCCGCGGCGCGATCGTCACCGCCTCCTGCGCCGGGCGCAACGCCGACCTGGTCCGGGCACTCGGCGCCAGCGGCGTCGTCGACTACGAGCGCCACGAACCACTCGCCGCGCCGGGAGAGGGCTACGACGCGATCTTCGACCTGGCCGGCAACTACACCCTCGCCGAGCTGCGGCGGGCGCTGCGGCCCGGCGGCATCGTCCTGCTGTCGGTCGGCACCGGCGGCCGTTGGCTCGGCCCGGCCCGGCGCATCCTCACCGGCAAGCTCACCCGCGGCGGCCCGGTGCGAACCCTGCTGGCCCGCCCCAACCGCGAGGACCTCACCGAGATCGCCGAGATGGCCGCCTCCGGCGAGCTCCGCCCGGTCATCGACCGGGTCTACCCCTTCCCGGAGGCGGCCGCCGCCCTTCACCACCTGGACCGCGGCCGGGTGGCCGGCAAGATCGTGATCGAGATGACCGGCGACCCGGCCTGA
- a CDS encoding SRPBCC family protein, whose translation MHTTTVSQHVPAGPAEVYRALLDPSALARWRVPAGMTGKVHEFDAREAVPGGTEVAIVHENIPDTIPATDNELGTRMALSNLAALFA comes from the coding sequence GTGCACACGACGACCGTGTCCCAGCATGTGCCCGCCGGTCCGGCAGAGGTCTACCGGGCACTGCTGGACCCGTCGGCGCTCGCGAGGTGGCGGGTGCCGGCCGGCATGACCGGCAAGGTGCACGAGTTCGACGCCCGCGAGGCGGTGCCGGGCGGGACCGAGGTGGCGATCGTGCACGAGAACATCCCGGATACGATCCCCGCCACCGACAACGAACTGGGCACCCGGATGGCTCTGAGTAATCTGGCCGCTTTGTTCGCATAG
- the helR gene encoding RNA polymerase recycling motor ATPase HelR produces MTLVFHLPGNLAAKAEPALIAADERHFAVLAESLEQRLSELSDRLGTARRARAGIGQQALDRDQEVRRLSARLRSLRRFGVDLCLGHMVSADGPEPVYVGRQGLTDSSGRQLLIDWRSPAAEPFFGATHGNPMGLVSRRRYRWTRERISDYWDEVFAADDFAGHAAALDDQSAFIASLGAQRSDRMRDVLGTIQADQDAIIRAGSRGALVVDGGPGTGKTVVALHRTAYLLYSDPRLGRRRGGVLFVGPHQPYLAYVSDVLPSLGEEDVQICTLRDLVAEGAAAAVEADPEVARLKSSVDMVAAIEAAVRFYEEPPTKPMIIETDEADVRVTAADWARAFEAVEPGTPHNEARDQIWAELLAVLDVPAHRDLRAAFNRVWPVLKPTDLVADLWSVPAYLRRCAPWLSVDEVRRLQRVDASAWTVSDLPLLDAARQRLGDADASARSRRREATAAAERERMSRVVDDLIEAADDEYGTGLVTMLRGEDFHDALVDEAALGTVDPDRLAGPFAHIVVDEAQELTDAEWRMLLLRCPSRSFTVVGDRAQTRRPFTESWRERLARVGVDRVAVASLTVNYRTPEEVMVEAEPVIRAVLPDANVPLSIRRSGLPVLHGTVADLPAVLSSWQAEHPEGVACVIGDPSFEGTPRIRSLTPELAKGLEFDLVVLVRPEAFGAVDRYVAMTRATRQLVILSA; encoded by the coding sequence ATGACCCTGGTGTTCCACCTGCCCGGGAATCTTGCCGCCAAGGCCGAGCCGGCGCTGATCGCCGCCGACGAGAGGCATTTCGCCGTGCTGGCGGAGTCTCTCGAACAGCGACTGTCCGAACTCTCCGATCGGCTCGGCACCGCGCGCCGGGCGCGGGCCGGGATCGGTCAGCAGGCGCTCGATCGTGACCAGGAGGTGCGGCGGCTCAGCGCGCGGTTGCGATCGCTGCGCCGGTTCGGTGTGGACCTGTGTCTGGGGCACATGGTCAGCGCCGATGGTCCGGAGCCGGTGTATGTCGGGCGGCAGGGTCTCACCGACAGCAGCGGCCGGCAGTTGCTGATCGATTGGCGGTCGCCGGCGGCCGAGCCGTTCTTCGGCGCCACGCACGGTAATCCGATGGGGCTGGTCAGCCGTCGCCGTTACCGGTGGACGCGGGAGCGGATCAGCGACTACTGGGACGAGGTGTTCGCGGCGGACGACTTCGCCGGGCACGCCGCGGCGCTCGACGACCAGTCGGCGTTCATCGCGAGTCTCGGTGCGCAGCGCTCGGATCGGATGCGGGATGTGCTGGGCACCATCCAGGCCGATCAGGATGCGATCATCCGGGCCGGTTCGCGTGGGGCGCTGGTGGTCGACGGTGGGCCGGGCACCGGCAAGACGGTGGTGGCGCTGCACCGGACCGCCTATCTGCTCTACTCGGATCCGCGGTTGGGCCGGCGTCGTGGCGGGGTGCTGTTCGTCGGGCCGCATCAGCCCTATCTGGCGTACGTCTCCGATGTGCTGCCCAGCCTGGGCGAGGAGGACGTGCAGATCTGTACGCTGCGCGACCTGGTCGCCGAGGGCGCCGCGGCGGCCGTGGAGGCCGATCCGGAGGTGGCCCGGCTGAAGTCGTCGGTGGACATGGTGGCGGCGATCGAGGCCGCGGTCCGGTTCTACGAGGAGCCGCCCACCAAGCCGATGATCATTGAAACCGACGAAGCGGACGTACGGGTGACCGCCGCCGACTGGGCGCGGGCGTTCGAGGCGGTGGAGCCCGGGACCCCGCACAACGAGGCTCGCGACCAGATCTGGGCCGAGTTGCTGGCGGTCCTGGACGTGCCGGCGCATCGTGACCTGCGGGCGGCGTTCAACCGGGTCTGGCCGGTGCTCAAGCCCACCGACCTGGTGGCCGATCTCTGGTCGGTGCCCGCCTACCTGCGCAGGTGTGCTCCCTGGTTGAGTGTGGACGAGGTCCGCCGGTTGCAGCGCGTGGACGCGTCGGCGTGGACGGTGTCCGATCTGCCGTTGCTGGACGCGGCCCGGCAGCGGCTGGGCGATGCGGACGCGTCGGCGCGGTCGCGGCGGCGGGAGGCGACGGCGGCCGCCGAGCGTGAGCGCATGTCCCGGGTCGTCGACGATCTGATCGAGGCGGCCGACGACGAGTACGGCACCGGCCTGGTGACCATGCTGCGGGGCGAGGACTTCCACGATGCCCTGGTCGACGAGGCGGCGCTGGGCACGGTGGATCCGGATCGGCTGGCCGGGCCGTTCGCGCACATCGTGGTCGACGAGGCGCAGGAGCTGACCGACGCGGAGTGGCGGATGTTGCTGCTGCGCTGCCCGTCGCGCAGTTTCACCGTCGTCGGTGACCGGGCGCAGACCCGGCGGCCGTTCACCGAGTCGTGGCGCGAGCGCCTGGCCCGGGTGGGTGTCGACCGGGTGGCGGTGGCGTCGCTGACCGTCAACTACCGCACACCGGAGGAGGTGATGGTGGAGGCGGAGCCGGTGATCCGGGCGGTGCTGCCGGATGCCAACGTGCCGCTGTCGATTCGGCGCAGTGGCCTGCCGGTCCTGCACGGTACCGTCGCCGACCTGCCCGCGGTGTTGTCGTCGTGGCAGGCCGAGCATCCGGAGGGTGTGGCCTGTGTGATCGGTGATCCGTCGTTCGAGGGCACGCCGCGGATCCGTTCGCTGACCCCGGAGCTGGCCAAGGGTCTGGAGTTCGACCTGGTGGTCCTGGTGCGGCCGGAGGCGTTCGGCGCGGTGGACCGTTATGTGGCGATGACGCGCGCGACCCGGCAACTGGTCATCCTGAGCGCATAG